The genome window CTTGGAAGAATCCGTGAGCCGGGTGCATGGTCAGGAAGCGGGTCGCCGGGCGGTCGAGGAGCTCGTGCAGCGTCTGAACGAGCGCATTCCCGATCGCGCCTTTCATGTGACCGCCGATTTTCTCAAGAACCTTTGGAATAGTTTCTCCACCGAGTTCGCAGTGTTTTTGACTCAGTTTTGTTGGGACATTTCGGGGGACCCGCAGTTTTCGTTCAACATGGGCCGGGAGAAAGCAATCTCGCCTGTCATCCAGGTGCTGGGCCGGCCATTCTCGGTCCCTCAGATCTATAAGATGTCCGCCTATTTCTCCCAGCGGTTCGCCAACGACGGCTTCTATAGTGAAGCCGTACAAGTCTCCAACGGTTCGGCGATTATCCAGCTGCGCTTCGGCGACCGCGCACTACGGCAGTTCGGCCAATACCTTCGGGCCTGCGCCGTTATGTACTGCCTCGCTCACAAAGGATACCTCGCCGGGGTGCCAGAGAAATTTCATCATCTGCCGCCTGCAACCGTGAAGGATCGGCGCTGCATCGCGGAAGGCGACGACTGTTGCGAATGGGAAGTCACGTGGTCCGTGAAAGGACGCGGTGGCCCGTTGCGCCGGGCCATGGTGTCGCTCGCCCGGAAGATCCTTCACCAGGAAATTGAGGAACAGCAACGCCTCATGGAGGAGCAAATTCGCACTCTCGACACCAGGCATGTGGAATTGCAAGAGGTTAACGTTCGGCAACAACAGTTCACCGCGGAACTCCAGCGGCGGGTGGATCAGTTGACCGCTCTCCATGAAACCGGGCTGGTCTTCGTCTCAACGTTGGACCGGGAAGCGCTGGTCGAGAGAGTTCTGCAATCGATCACCCACAAGTTGAACTACGACCGGGCTATGATCACGTTCTTCGATCATGACCGGAGAGTAGCGCATGATATCCGGATTCGCGGCGTGCCCGACGACGTCGCGGCGTTCGCCCGCTCGCTCGAGATCCCCGTGACGGATCCGGACAGCATCGAGGGAACGGTCCTCCTCAAGGGGGAGCCGATCTTGGTAGGTGACATCCACCAGATGTGGGATCGCATCCATCCCCTCCATCAGCAGCTTGTGGCCATGGTGCAAGCCAAGTCCCTGGTCTCGGTCCCGCTGAAGGTCAAGGATGCCGTGCTGGGCTCCCTCACCGTCGATCGAACCCAGGAGAACCCCCTCACCCAGGACGATCTGGACCTGATAGGAACCGTTGGCAGCCAAGTTGCCATCGCGCTCGACAATACCAATGCGTACCGCCGGATCGAGGAGTTGATCGCCGGATTGGAAGCCAAGGTTCGAGAGCGCACGGCCGAACTCGAGGCCGCCAACGAGCGGCTGCAGGAACTTGACCGCGCGAAAAGCGCGTTCTTCGCGAACATCAATCACGAGTTACGTACACCGCTGACATCAACCTTGGGAGCCCTCTCGCACCTCACCAAGGCGAACCTGTCCCAGGATCACCAGGACCTCGTGAACGTGGCGTTGAGAAACAACGCGCAACTTCTGTACCTCATCAATGAGCTGCTCGATCTAACGAGGTTGGATGCCGGACAACGCAGGCTGAACAAACAGTGCTTCGATCTAACGGTGCTGATCAAGGACATCAAGTCGAACTTTGAGCCGTCGATCTGGCGAAGGGTCACGCTTCGTGGGACCACGACTCCGGTGTTGGTCGAGGCGGATCCAGCTCAGTTGAAGAAGGTCATGTTTAACCTGCTGTCGAACGCGTTCAAGTTCAGTGATCCGGATCTGGGGCAGGTGTGGATCCGGGTGAAAGAGATAGGCGACTGGGTTGAACTCACCGTGGAGGACAATGGGATCGGAATTCCTCGTGAGCATTTGGATCACGTCTTCGATCGGTTCTTCCAGGTGGAACGCAACGAGACTCGCCGGTACGGGGGAAGCGGGATCGGGTTGGCGCTGGTGAAAGAAATCGTCACGCTGCATGGCGGGACCGTGTCGGTTGAGAGTGAGGCGGGGCAGGGCTCGACCTTCAAAATTCGGCTCCCCCGAGGAAACGTGCGGTTGGAGGAGCTGAGGTCTCTTGAGGACGACCAGGGATTTTTGCCCACGATGACGGCCGCGGGTGCGGCGGAAAAGAAGACGCCGGCCGATGTGGACGCGCCGGATGCTGGAGCGCGCCCGATTGTGCTCGTCGCGGACGATAACGCAGACTTGCGGGCTTACTTGAACCGCATCCTGAGCAAAGCCTATAGCGTCGTGCTGGCGAACGACGGGAAAACGGCGTTGGAACAGGCGAGGATAAACCGGCCGGAATTGATTCTGACCGACGTCATGATGCCACAGATGAGCGGGTATGATCTGCTGCGTGAGGTCCGCAAGGATGCACAGTTGCAAACGATACCTGTGATCTTTCTGACTGCTCGGGCTGGCACTGAGGCCCGGATTGAGTCCTTGGAAGCCGGCGCGGATGACTATATCGCAAAGCCATTCGACGAGCATGAAGTGTTGGCGAGAGTGGGCAATCTCATCCGGGCCAGAGCGCAGGAGCGCCAGCTGCACGAGCTGCGGATGGAGAAGCTGTCGAAATTCATGCCGGCGCCAATAGCCAGGGGCGTGTTGTCTCGCGGTAGTGAAGAACTCCTGAAGGCGCATCGACGGGAAATCACCGTACTCTTCGTTGATCTGAGAGACTTCACGCGCTTCGCAGAGCTTGCCGAGCCGGAGGAGTTGATGGCCGTGCTGCGTGACTATCAAGCTGAAATCGGCGCCCTCGTCTCGACGTTCCAGGGCACGTTGGAACGCTATGCCGGTGATGCTGTGATGATCTTCTTCAATGACCCTGTGCCAATTCCGAATCACGTGGAGCAAGCTGTTCGGATGGCCGTCGCGATACGCGCTCGAGTTGGCGGCCTCTGCCAAAAGTGGAGCAGGAATGGCGTCGACTTGGGCGTCGGTATAGGAATCGCCACCGGCTATGCAACCCTCGGGTTAGTTGGTTTTCAGGATCGTCATGACTATGCCGCCATCGGTACGGTCACGAACTTGGCCGCCCGCCTGTGTGCCGAAGCGAAGCACCGGCAGATTCTTGTTCCGGAACGGATTGTGCATCTTTTGGGAGGGATCGTGGAGGGAGAACCTGTGGGCCCGCTCCAATTGAAAGGCATTCACCGCACTATTACGGCCTACGACATAAGCCGGCTGAAGGAGTAGTCTAGCGTGAACGCTGATTGTCAGGTCAAGCACTCACACAGAGCTGAACACAGGGGTCTTGCTGAGGGTTGATCTCGGTGCCAATGCAATGGGATTTTCAATCACGATACGGTCCGTGGGCCTTGGTGACGGGCGCGTCTTCCGGCATCGGCAAAGAGTTTGCCGTCCAGCTCGCCGAGCGCGGGATGAACTTGGTGCTGGTCGCCAGGCGAAAGTCCCTCCTGGACGCGATTGCCCAGTTACTACGCGACACAAAAGGCATCCAAGCCAAAACCGTTGATGCCGATCTCAGTCTGCCCGAGGCGACGAAACGGCTCTCAGACGCAACGAAAGGGCTGGAGATCGGGTTGCTCGTCAGCAATGCGGGTACAGAGATGCACGGGCCTTTCCTCGACCAGGATCCCGTGCTGGGCGCCGGCCTGGTCCAACTCCACGCCGTCACTCCCATGCGGCTGGCTCATTATTACGGCGGTCTGATGCGGCAACGCGGCAGAGGCGGAATCATTTTCGTATCGTCGATTGTCGGATTTGGAGGGACCCCCTATCTGGCCACCTATTCTGCGACCAAAGCGTACTTGCTCAATTTCGGCGAGTCCCTCCATTACGAGCTCAAGAAACACAACATTGATGTGACCGTCCTGGTTCCCGGCATTACGCGCACTGCCTTGACCGAGAACGCGGCGCAATCCGGCGTGGACTTCTCCCGCATTCCGCTTCCGTGGATGGACGTCGCGCCCGTGGTCGCCGCCGGGATCGACGCGCTCGGGAAAGATTCTTCCGTCATTCCCGGTACGATCAACAAGCTGGTCGTGTTGGTATTCCGCCGGCTCTTAGCGCGCAAGCGAGGGGTAAACACGTTCGGCCGGATGCTGGAAAAGGCGATTCCGATGCCACGGCCTCACGGCCGCCTTCCGGCAGATTGAGCGACCCGAACAGTCTTTCGGCGTTCCGCCGCCGGATGGATTCTTTGGCGTCTTCGGAGATTTTCTCATTAGTACGGAGAAGCTCGACGTCCTGGAACTTCATGCGGCCGCCGGGGTCGTCGTGGGGGTAATCGGTCGCGAAGAGAAATCTTTCCGCGCCGTCTAATGACTTAGGGCGCAAACATTTCTCCTAGAATCGCCAGGACCTTCTGGGCCGTGGCCTGATCGATCTTTCCCAACCGCCTCACCAGTCGAATCTTGTCCACAGTGCGAATTTGATCCAAAACAATTTGCCCTTCTTTTCTTTGGAATCTGACAGGTATCCTTGTGGGATAAGGACGGCCCTTTGTGGTCATCGGCGCAAGGATGACGGTGCCGATGTGGAGATTCATTTCATCAGGTGAGATAACCAGACAAGGGCGGGTTTTACGGATTTCGCGACCTTCGGTTGGATCTAGGCGTACAAGGTGGACCTCGAAGCGAGAGACTACCATTTCCACTCGGTTCTATCCCATTGCGTGGCAGATAAAGACTCTCGATCTAAGAGCTTATCGTCTCCTTGCCGGGCCATCTGACGAAAAGCCTCTTCCCATCCGGCTCGCGGTCTCGCAGCGGGCTTGACCACTAACTGACCATTGCGCACTCCCAGCTCAACAGTGTCGCCAAGCTGACACTGATCGAGAATGGTTTTGGGAATGCGGATACCACGGGAGTTTCCTATTCGAACGACACTTATTTTCATTCTTCACCTTTTTTTGGACGTAACCACTAAGTAATTACCTCGAAAATTGAGCGGCGTCAACAGCCGGCCCCCATGCCGCTGCTCTTCTTGGCGAGTCTAAGTTTTCTGCTAGCCGAACAGTCTTTCGGCGTTCAGGCGGCGGATGGATTCTTTCGCGTCTTCGGAGATTTTCTCATTAGTACGGAGAAGCTCGACGTCCTGGAACTTCATGCGCCCGCCGGGGTCGTCGTGGGGGTAATCGGTCGCGAAGAGAAACCGCTCGGCGCCGAGAAACTCGATGGCTTCCGGAAGTTCGGGCTCTTCGGTCTCGATGGTGAACGAGAAATTTTTTTTGAAGTAGTGGCTCGCCGGCTTCTTGTTCTTCTCCAGGAATTCCTCCGGCGGAAGAAACGCCCGCAAGCTCCTTAACCGCTCCGCTAATTTGCCCGGTTTCCCGTCGCTGTCAGACAAGTCGGCCTCGGCGTCGTAGTCGATGAAGCTCCCGTCCAGGACTTTGTCGAGCCGGCGCACGAGCGGCTTGATCCATCCCGTGCCGTTCTCGGTGAAGATGAATTGCAGCCGCGGAAATTCGTCCAAAAGGCCGCTGGTGATGAGCGACACCAAACTCATCTGCCCTTCCTGCGGCGCGAAGACGTGGAGGCCGTTTCGCTGAAACGCGAGAAAGTTGCTCGCCCGATGGCCATGCTGAACGTTGTGGAGGAATAGCGGCAGCGCTATCGCTTCGGCCGCGGCGAAGAACGGCCTCAGCTCGGCGCGGTTCCCCAGCGGCTCGCCGAACGGGTGCTCTTTCACCGGATAAACCTTGTCGAGAGCGGCGGCCTTGAATCCATTCGCCTTGGCCCACTTAATTTCGGCGATGGCCGCTTCGACGTCCTGCAGCGGCACCAGCGCCACGCCGGATATTTTTCCCGGATAGCGCTGCATGAGCCGGAGGATCGCGCGGTTGTACGACCGCGCCATCGCGACGGCAAGCTCGGCTTCAATCAAATAAGACCACCAGCCGGTCAATTGCGGCAGAATAAAGTGGCGCTCGATGCCGAGCTTTTCGTAATCCGCCATCCGCACTTCGATATCGCAGAGCCCCTTTATGATCGCACCCGAGCCGGGCGCGCCGAACGGCGTCGTCCCCGGCACCTTGGGCGGCATGCCGGGAAAGACGATGTCTTTCAACAGTCCATCGTCGCCGATGCGGAGCTTCGGCGCGCGCTCTTTAAAACGTCCGTCGAGATCGTCGAAGGCATCCGGAGGCATGAAATGGCTGTCGCAGTCGATGATCATGTCGCTCGCCTCGTTATCGCTCAGCTTCGTTGCAGATCTACCTATACTTTTCCGCTTGAACGGCTGTCAAGCAACGCTGAGATTTCGCTCAGGTAAAAACCCTAATGGGAACCGGGTCAATTCTTCCATATAGTTCGACACGATGTCGGCAGCGAAATCGCAGTGGACGATCATTCTCCGCTGTTACTCGTGTAGCCGCAAATTTACGGTGCGGCATCTGACGCTCGATAGAGTTTTGGCGGTCGCTTCGGTCACGCCCTGCCCTCATTGTTCTACGAAGCCTTTCATCGCTCCCGGACCCCTCTACAATAAACAAAGCAAACTGCACCGGATCTTCGACCTCAGAGAAGAAATTGAAGCTATCTACCGAAAGCCGCGAAACGGCGAAACCTGGCACTTCAATCCGCGTTGCTCCAAGTGGCCGGTCGACGATTATGTCGAGCTGGAAGTCCCGCCGAAAGTCGGCGCGCTCTGTAACGAGTGCCAAGCGACTCCATCCGAGAATCCCTGAGTTCGTTCCCGAGCCCCTATCCGAGGCTCAGTACCCCCTTGACAGACTGCTCGGTTTGTCCTATGTGATCGTGACTGTTTAATTTCAGCCAACAGCCGCTTTTCGAATGTGGTGAGGGGGGCTGGCGCAAGCTAGGGGCGGGTGGCAAAAGGGGGTCCCGGTTCGCCGGACCCCCTTTTGGTTTTGTGGCCCAGGCCTGCTCGAGCCGCCGCTTAATGACTGCTTCTAGCGAATATCTTCGAGACCGAAGCGGCGGGTCAATTGCCGCGCGACCAGGCTCAGCACCGTGACCAGGATAACGACCACGACGCCGAGGGCGTTGAGCCGCGTATATTGCCCGGCTTCGTAGAGGTCGAAGATGAGCACCGGCACGACCTCGGTCCCCGCATGGCCGAGGAGGACGGGCAGCGAAAGCACCTTGAAGGTGAGCGTCAACACGTAAACCCACCCGACGAGCAATCCCGGCAGGATCAGCGGCACCAGGACGCGCGAGAAAGTGTACCACCACGAAGCGCCGCTCATCTGCGAAGCGTCCTCCAGCTCCTGGTGCACCTGAGTCAGTGAGACGCTGCAGGCGCGCATGCAGATCGGCATGTATTTGGTGACGTAGGCGATCAGGAGAATCCACAGCGTGCCGTAGACCGGAATCGGAATCGTAAGATAAAGCCACATCAGCGACAGGCCGAAGACGATGCCGGGATAGGCGATCGGCGAGAAGACCAGCGCGTCGAGAAATCTCTTCCCCGGGATCCTGGTCCGGATGACGATCCAGGCGACGATCGAGGTGAAAAAAACCGCCAAGGTGGCGCTGCCCACGCCGACCGCGAGGTTATTTTTGAGCGCCCGCAAGATCACGTCGTAGGTCGCGAGCCAGCGATAATTGTCCAGGGTCATGATGTTGAACATCTTGGCGGAAGGCGGCGCGTACCAGGGAAGGAAAGACGCGTAGAGGATCACCAGGACCGGCAGAAAGAGCACCGCGGTGAGAATCGACAGCGTCAAAGCGAGCGTGAGCCAGCGCCAGCGGCCCAGGTCGATCGTGTAAGGGCGAAATCCCTTGCCGGTGATCACGGCGTATTTTTCGGAAAAGCGCGTCGCGCGAAAATAGATCGACAGACCCACGAGGGCGATCAGCAGGTAGACGATGGCGAAGGTCGCGGCGAGATTATAGTCGGTCGGCGCCTCGCGCGCCGCGAGATAGATCTCGGTCGCCAGCACCGTGATGCCCGCGGGCAGCCCTAAAATCGCCGGCTCCTCGAACGTCTCCATGCCGCGAATGAACAGCAAGAGCCAGGTCGCGAGCGTGGCCGGCAGGATGAGCTTCAAGGTGATTTGGTAGATCGTTTTCAGGACGCCGCTTCCGGCCATGATCGCGGCCTCTTCCAGCGACGGGTCCATGGAGCGGAAGGCGGTGGCCATGAGCAGAAACGGCGTGGTGAAGCTGCCGACGCCGAAACCCCAGATCATTCCTCCCATGCTGTAGACGTTGAAGGGCGCCTGCTCCCAGCCGAAAAATTTCATGAGGTAGATATTCACCAGGCCGATCTTGGGGCTATAGAGGAGGACGAGAGAGACGCTTTCGAGAATTCCCGGGATCATGATCTCGGTGAAGACCGCGGCGTAGACGAGCGCTTTCAACGGCGTGTTGGTCCGCTCGGTCGTCCACGCCAGAAATGCGCCGATGGCAAAAGCCAGGCTGCCGCCGCCCAAAGCGAAGATGAGCGAGTTCGCCATCGAGCGGAAGAGTCTCGGATTGTCGAAAGCCTTGACGTAGTTATTCAAGGTAAAGCCCGCCTGCGTTCCCGGCGGGCCGTCCTGAAAGCTCCCGTAGGTCACCATCACGATCGGAATCAGCGTAAGGTAGATCACGATGACGGTGGCGACGACGAGGATCACGGTTCCTCCGTCGATTTTTCGAAGCCACCTCGTCATATGTCGGGTGAGTAACTTTTCAGAGAAAATCAGCCGGTCAATTTTTTCGGAGTCACGTTCAGGGCTTTTCTCCGTCTTACTTCCAGACCTTCGTGTCCGTTCGGCTGAGCTCACCGCCCTGAGTCCATCGAAGGGTGGTTAAAATCCTCTCACCACGAAGAGCCCAGCGCGGCTACGCCGCAACCAAAAGTCGAAATATCTCGCGCAAAGACGCAAAGGGCACCAAGGTTCCTCAAATCCCCCTCTTTCCCCCTTTGTCAAAGGGGGATGAAGGGGGATTCCTCGATTTCTTTGCGTTCTTGGCGTCTTGGCGCGAGCAAATCCCCGCCCTTTAACAGCTACGGGCGACCGGTAAATTTGCGCAAACCGCGAAAACTATTAAGCATAGTATTACGAAGCACACAAAGTCAGACCCGTGACGACTATAGTCCGTGCTTCCAGTCATTTTTTCACTCGGCGCTCTCGGGCACGACCTTGTGCCTGACGTAAAGATGGGCAGAGCGGTTGGCGCCGGCATCGCGCACGATACCCGAACGGTTTTAGCCCGCCGCCTCCCGGCTTTGGTAAATCGCCTTGACTCGCTCTCTGATTTCTTTCAACCCCGGACGCGCTTCCAGCTCGCGGAAAGCGCGCTGGACGAATTCGAGGCGCAGGATCGAAGCCAGATTAAAGCTCGGATCGAGGTCGCCCGTCTCTTTGGCTTCCTCCGCCATTTGTTTGAGTCCCTCGACGCCGGGCGCGCCGTCGTACGGGAGAACGAGTCTGCCGCCGCCCTCGACGCCGCTGCGGCTTGCTTCCTCTTCGTCCAGGCAGGCCTTGCGCAGACGCCGCACCAGCGCTTCCGCATACGGGCGATTGCGCTCGTAGTCGGTGAGGAACCAATAGGCGCGGAGCGTCGCCCTGAGATAGGCTGTGAGAAGGTCGCCGTCTTTTTCCACCATGCGGCGCGTCGCGATGATGACCCGGTCGGGCCGGCCGCCCGGATACAGCTTTCTCGATTCCAAAAGCACCGGGTAGCCTTCGCGCTCAAGCGCCGCGCCGCGCGAATCGAAGTCCTGAAGATGCATGCAATCGATTTCTCCGGCGCGGAGCGCTTCTTCCGGATGTTCATGCGGATGAAAGCGCGCGCCGCGGACATAGATCACGTCCTTCTCCGGGTCGAGCCCGGCGCGCTTCAGGTGCGGCCTGAGGACGGTCTGGCCGATGCCGCCGAAGTCGCGGATGCCGATGCGCTTGCCCCTGAGTCCCGCGAGATCTTTAATGCCCTTGGCGCCGAAGAAGCGGAAGGTCTGGCGGTTGCGCCAGCAGCCGACGATAAAGACATCCTCGCCGCGGCTCGCCAGGTGAAAGACCGCCGAGGGTTTCACGTCCGGAACGATATCCACGCCTTTTTCCGTCATCGCGCGGCGCAGCGCGATTTTTTCCACCATCGCCGGGATGAGGCCGCCGAAGTAAAGGTCGTAAGGCTGGAATCCCTCTTCTTCGAAGTAGGTCATCTCCCTGGCGATCATCGCCGGGACAACGTGGCCGACGTGGTAATGCGACGGTCCGATCCGAACGGTCTTTCTTTCCGCGGCCGCCATGGTCATCCTCCGCGCGACTTCAGGGCGAAATACTCTTTGGCGATACGCCGCACCTCGTCGGTCATTTTCCATTCCCAATCGAGGGGGATGACCACGCGCGCTTTTTTCGCCGCTTCGTCGGGGACGTCCACGTCCTTCCGCGCCACGGAGTACCCCAACGACGCGATCAGTTTTTGCCCTTCTTTGGACAGGAGATAATCCACCGCCAGGGCCGCGGCGTGGGGATGGGGCGCAGCTTTGAATATGCTCAACGGCGCCAAGGTCACCGGCGTCGGATAGATATAGTGATAGTCGATCGGCGCGCCCTTCGCTTTCATCTGCTTGGGATGCGTGACGGCGATCTCCACCGCGGCGGGGAACTCGCCCGCGGCGATCAATTGCGCCTGCAGCGTCCGCCCGCGGCGGAAACTCAGGTTTTGGGTTTCCACCAGCCGTTTAAAGAAATCGAAAGCTTTTTTTTCGCCGTAGACTCTGAGAGCGCCTTTGATGAAACTATTGGGCAGCGGATCGGCGACGAGCTTCTCCTTCCAGTAAGGATCGAGGAGGTTCATGTAAGTCTCCGGCACTTTGCTCTTGTCCGCCAAGGTCGGGTTGTAAGCGAACACCCACTCGAAAAAAAAGGCCGTGGACCAAAGACGGTCGGGATCCATGTACTCCTTGTCGTAGTGCGCGGCTTCGTCCGAGCGATAGCGCGCGAGAATCCCGCCCTTGATCATGGGAAAAAGCCCCGAATTGGCCCCCACCGTGACGTCGCCGAGAAGGCGCCCGCTGCGCGCTTCGGCCAGCGCGCGATCGGCGACCGCGGCGCCGCGTCCCTCGCGCCAGACCTGGACGTTCAAGAACGGGTAGGCCTTTTCGATCGCGGCGTCGATGACGGGAGCCTGAGTCAGCGTCGAGTAGAGCATCAGCGCGCGCTCTTTTTTTGCGCCTTCGATGAGAAACTGGCGCCGCTGTTCCGGCTGCAGGGATTCCAGCTTGGCGTAGACGGCGTCGGTCGTTTGCGCCGCGGCGTCGACCGCGACGAGAAAAAGAAAGAAGAGCTGACAAGCACACGCAAGCCGTAAATTGGGCATCGAATCCTATTCCTTATTTTCTCCTTAGTGCTCTTTGCGCCTTTGCGCGAGATGCCCTCTCCCTCACCCTCTCCCGCTCGCGGGAGAGGGTGAGGGTCGCGCCAAGACGCCAAGACCGCAAAGAATCACCCCCGTTCGCGGCTTGCAACGCTTCAAAGGCCCAACTCCCGACGCGCTTCTTCGAGCGGCTTGAGATAAAGCGCCTCCGCGCCTTGAAACGACGCGGGGATGCGGCCGAAGCTTTTTTCTTCCTCGACGACCAGGTCGAATCCCTGAAGATCGATCGCGGCGTCGGGCTGAAGGCGGTAGCCCACGAGCGGCTCGTAGAGCGAATCGAAGTGCTCTTTCGGCTCGTTGTAGCCCGCGTCGTTGATGATTTTATGGATCCTTTCCCGGTTGGCCGGATCTTTAAGAAAAAGATTCGTCCGGACGACGGCCTTTAAAAACGCCTTGAGCGCCGGCTGCTTCTCGCGCGCGAACTTTCCATTCGCCGCCAGCAGCCGGTCCTGACGCGGCGGTTTGGCCGTCCGCAGATCGGCCAGAACCGGGTAGCCGCCCTGTTGGAGCTTCTCTTCCATGGCGCGCACCGGCGCCAGAATAATCGCGTCCACTTCCCTGCTCATCAGCGCGTCGACCAGCGCCCAATTCTCGTGCTTGGTATCCATCTCGTATTGGATCACGACGTCGCGGTCGGGGTCGAGGCCGGCGCGCCGCAGCAGCACGCGGATCTGCGTGTCCGACTCGCCGCCGGGATGGGTCGCTGAGATTGTCTTCCCGCGGAGATCGGCGATCGTCTTGGCGCCCGGAGGTCCGAACAGCGTGAAGCCCGAGTTTTTCCGCCGCGCGCCGACGACGTAAATGTCTCCGCCGCCGCTCCGCGCTTTGAGCAGAAGCTTGGCGGTGGTGTCGACCGCGACATCGACGCTGCCGC of Candidatus Binatia bacterium contains these proteins:
- a CDS encoding ABC transporter substrate-binding protein; its protein translation is MANEIRAGAGFNDWNHLLNLLIAEAEGYFRAEGLSVKPVVTGSDEKTVEALESGSVDVAVDTTAKLLLKARSGGGDIYVVGARRKNSGFTLFGPPGAKTIADLRGKTISATHPGGESDTQIRVLLRRAGLDPDRDVVIQYEMDTKHENWALVDALMSREVDAIILAPVRAMEEKLQQGGYPVLADLRTAKPPRQDRLLAANGKFAREKQPALKAFLKAVVRTNLFLKDPANRERIHKIINDAGYNEPKEHFDSLYEPLVGYRLQPDAAIDLQGFDLVVEEEKSFGRIPASFQGAEALYLKPLEEARRELGL